One window of the Pseudofrankia sp. DC12 genome contains the following:
- a CDS encoding FkbM family methyltransferase — translation MAQGGVVLAGRRGPMRWRVAGRLDARLPELWGRDQVVGWVRGPVDRYGGPLAGRLANGMSFDLASCRDGSARALSALRYREPALAPVFEAVLRPGDTCYDVGANIGVYTLWAAGLVGPSGQVHAFEPVPPTMAVLREMVLRNGLGQVVPVASAIGATVGQTGLRSYQGASGRAHAVADPSHADHLARLDTLDAYVARHRPPDLVKIDVEGAEIDVLRGAVGLLAAHAPALLLEMLPSHLVRHGGGQGLEEFVGRLLDAGYMLFNLTPRGLAPSGAYTANVLALAPRSDRFTEVVDALARVPFARNQST, via the coding sequence ATGGCGCAGGGTGGGGTTGTGCTCGCCGGGCGGCGGGGACCGATGCGGTGGCGGGTTGCCGGCCGGCTGGACGCGCGGCTGCCCGAGCTGTGGGGCCGCGACCAGGTCGTCGGGTGGGTGCGCGGGCCCGTGGACCGTTACGGCGGCCCGCTGGCCGGCCGCCTCGCCAACGGGATGTCGTTCGACCTGGCCAGCTGCCGGGACGGCTCGGCGCGGGCCCTCTCGGCGCTGCGGTACCGGGAGCCCGCGCTGGCCCCCGTGTTCGAGGCCGTGCTGCGGCCTGGCGACACCTGCTACGACGTCGGCGCGAACATCGGCGTCTACACCCTGTGGGCCGCCGGCCTGGTCGGCCCGTCCGGGCAGGTACACGCGTTCGAGCCGGTGCCGCCGACCATGGCGGTGCTGCGCGAGATGGTCCTGCGCAACGGCCTGGGCCAGGTGGTTCCGGTCGCCAGCGCGATCGGGGCGACGGTGGGCCAGACCGGCCTGCGCAGCTACCAGGGCGCCTCCGGCCGCGCGCACGCCGTCGCCGACCCGAGCCACGCCGACCATCTCGCCCGCCTCGACACCCTCGACGCCTATGTGGCCCGGCACCGGCCGCCCGACCTCGTCAAGATCGACGTCGAGGGTGCGGAGATCGACGTGCTGCGGGGGGCGGTCGGACTGCTCGCCGCCCATGCCCCGGCGCTGCTGCTGGAGATGCTGCCCAGCCACCTGGTCCGCCACGGCGGCGGCCAGGGCCTGGAGGAGTTCGTCGGCCGGCTGCTCGACGCTGGCTACATGCTGTTCAACCTCACCCCGCGAGGCCTCGCCCCGAGCGGCGCGTACACGGCCAACGTCCTCGCGCTCGCCCCCCGCTCGGACCGTTTCACCGAGGTGGTCGACGCGCTGGCGCGCGTCCCGTTCGCGCGTAACCAGAGCACCTGA
- a CDS encoding FkbM family methyltransferase, with product MPMTDPARPPDDARAAAAAGFARVLPGRVDSRARRGSFRDRLRVVTRLVEPLVAELRAPVALELGVGVGGLGGLSVSPDGRVAGLGTPAPSAIRSVAERATQRLVVQRRLPAPYQRTRIYVSSDAGLEYLRRTLTRVEPVPTGLIRETVWPGAVVWDVGANAGLFSFAAATAAGPAGHVLAVEPDVWLVGLLRRSAALPAIRAPVEVLAAAIGAATGVSRLCGSTRNRAIGRRAGFGRRATVRAVMPIPTLTLDDLLAHAPAPDLLRIDVGGAERLVLEGGHRLLAQARPTVICEVARANARPVRALLAGHGYRVLDGALAPAQRVPLAAAPSTTLALPVGPRAGVGQLRLPAAARTGQRLARSGEV from the coding sequence ATGCCGATGACCGACCCAGCCCGCCCGCCCGACGACGCCCGCGCGGCCGCGGCGGCGGGCTTCGCGCGGGTCCTGCCCGGGCGGGTCGACAGCCGGGCCCGGCGCGGCTCGTTCCGAGACCGGCTCCGGGTCGTCACCCGGCTCGTCGAGCCGCTGGTGGCGGAGCTGCGCGCGCCGGTAGCGCTGGAGCTCGGCGTGGGCGTCGGTGGGCTCGGCGGGCTTTCCGTCAGTCCCGACGGGCGGGTGGCCGGCCTCGGCACGCCCGCGCCCAGCGCCATCCGGTCGGTCGCCGAGCGGGCCACCCAACGGCTCGTCGTGCAGCGGCGGCTGCCGGCGCCCTATCAGCGAACCCGGATCTACGTGTCCAGCGATGCCGGCCTGGAGTACCTGCGCCGCACGCTGACCCGGGTCGAGCCGGTGCCCACCGGCCTCATCCGCGAGACGGTCTGGCCCGGTGCCGTGGTGTGGGACGTCGGGGCCAACGCGGGCCTGTTCAGCTTCGCCGCGGCGACGGCGGCCGGCCCCGCCGGCCACGTGCTGGCGGTCGAGCCGGACGTCTGGCTGGTCGGCCTGCTGCGCCGCTCGGCGGCGCTGCCGGCCATCCGGGCGCCGGTGGAGGTGCTCGCGGCGGCGATCGGCGCCGCGACCGGCGTCAGCCGTCTCTGCGGGTCCACCCGGAACCGGGCGATCGGCCGCCGGGCCGGGTTCGGGCGCCGCGCGACGGTGCGGGCGGTGATGCCGATCCCGACCCTCACCCTCGACGACCTGCTGGCACACGCACCGGCACCGGACCTCCTGAGGATCGACGTCGGCGGCGCGGAGCGGCTGGTGCTGGAGGGCGGCCACCGGCTTCTCGCTCAGGCCAGGCCGACCGTCATCTGCGAGGTGGCCCGGGCGAACGCCCGCCCGGTGCGGGCCCTGCTCGCCGGGCACGGCTACCGGGTGCTCGACGGAGCGCTCGCGCCGGCCCAGCGCGTCCCACTTGCGGCGGCACCCTCGACCACCCTCGCGCTCCCGGTCGGTCCGCGCGCCGGGGTAGGCCAGCTGCGGCTGCCCGCCGCGGCCCGGACCGGCCAGCGGCTGGCCCGGTCGGGCGAGGTCTGA